One genomic window of Micromonospora sp. WMMD1128 includes the following:
- a CDS encoding MbtH family NRPS accessory protein: MTEHESPTDRSFLVVVNHEEQYSVWAADRQVPDGWRAEGFAGTREQCLDHVERIWTDMRPLSLRRRMAEQDS, translated from the coding sequence ATGACAGAGCACGAATCCCCCACCGACCGGTCGTTCCTCGTGGTGGTGAACCACGAGGAGCAGTACTCGGTGTGGGCCGCCGACCGGCAGGTGCCCGACGGGTGGCGCGCCGAGGGTTTCGCCGGCACCCGCGAGCAGTGCCTGGACCACGTCGAACGGATCTGGACCGACATGCGCCCGCTGAGCCTGCGGCGGCGGATGGCCGAACAGGACAGCTGA
- the sbnB gene encoding 2,3-diaminopropionate biosynthesis protein SbnB produces MLILRRADVLAVLDGDEPAVCRLVRDAYVHHADGATAVPHSVFLRFPDDERNRVIALPAYVGGARPVASLKWIASFPGNVDRGRERASAAILLSSVTDGRTEALLEGSVISARRTAASAAVAAGALTAGAPADVTAGVALIGAGLINVEVLRFLHAHLPRLGAVTVFDLDPGRARRFAERATAAWPRLAVRVAESMTDALAAHRLVCFATTAARPHTDAGACRPGTVMLHLSLRDLTARAVLGARNVVDDADHVCRAATSLELAETVAGDRRFIAAELGDLLAGRVRVPYDESALTVFSPFGLGALDAALAAHVRDAAVERGLGVRVPDFAADAPADRVPAADNR; encoded by the coding sequence GTGTTGATCCTGCGACGCGCCGACGTCCTGGCGGTCCTCGACGGCGACGAACCGGCCGTCTGCCGGCTGGTCCGCGACGCGTACGTCCACCACGCGGACGGCGCCACCGCCGTGCCCCACTCGGTCTTCCTGCGCTTCCCCGACGACGAGCGCAACCGCGTCATCGCCCTGCCCGCCTACGTCGGCGGCGCGCGTCCGGTGGCCTCGCTGAAGTGGATCGCCTCCTTCCCGGGCAACGTCGACCGGGGCCGAGAGCGGGCCTCGGCCGCCATCCTGCTCAGCTCGGTCACGGACGGCCGGACCGAGGCGCTGCTGGAGGGCTCGGTCATCTCGGCGCGCCGCACCGCCGCCTCCGCCGCCGTGGCCGCCGGCGCCCTGACCGCCGGGGCGCCCGCCGATGTCACCGCCGGTGTCGCCCTGATCGGCGCCGGGCTGATCAACGTCGAGGTGCTGCGGTTCCTGCACGCGCACCTGCCGCGGCTGGGCGCGGTCACCGTGTTCGACCTCGACCCGGGCCGGGCCCGCCGGTTCGCCGAGCGCGCCACCGCGGCCTGGCCGCGGCTCGCGGTGCGGGTGGCGGAATCGATGACCGACGCGCTCGCCGCGCACCGGCTGGTCTGCTTCGCCACCACCGCCGCCCGACCGCACACCGACGCCGGGGCGTGCCGGCCGGGCACGGTCATGCTGCACCTGTCGCTGCGCGACCTGACCGCACGAGCCGTCCTGGGCGCCCGCAACGTGGTCGACGACGCCGACCACGTGTGCCGGGCGGCGACCTCGCTGGAGCTGGCCGAGACGGTCGCCGGTGACCGCCGGTTCATCGCCGCCGAACTGGGTGACCTGCTCGCCGGTCGGGTCCGGGTGCCCTACGACGAGAGCGCCCTCACCGTCTTCTCCCCGTTCGGCCTGGGCGCGCTCGACGCCGCCCTCGCCGCGCACGTGCGCGACGCCGCCGTCGAACGCGGCCTCGGCGTGCGCGTCCCGGACTTCGCCGCCGACGCCCCGGCCGACCGCGTCCCCGCCGCCGACAACCGCTGA
- the sbnA gene encoding 2,3-diaminopropionate biosynthesis protein SbnA, producing MPPRDGILSAVGGTPLVRLDRLFPGSPARFYAKLEALNPGGSMKDRSAVAMVLGAVDSGELVPGRSTVVESSSGNLGIGLAQVCRWLDLRFVCVIDPKTTAQNCAIMSAYGAELDRVTEPDNDLGDFLGARLRRVRELLDSEPDAYWPNQYANPLNGRAQEAIMREVVTALDEPVDHLFVATGSCGTIHGCARYKAAHGLRTRITAVDAEGSAIFGGSTCRRLIPGHGAAIRPGLYHDGIADSVVRVTDQDCVVGCRRLVGAEAILSGGSSGAVVSAVAGRLDTLAAGSTCVLILPDRGERYLDTIYDDAWVRAKFGEIGHLWKEKARC from the coding sequence ATGCCACCCCGGGACGGGATCCTCTCCGCCGTCGGGGGCACGCCGCTGGTCCGACTCGACCGCCTCTTCCCCGGCTCGCCGGCCCGGTTCTACGCCAAGCTCGAGGCGTTGAACCCGGGCGGCAGCATGAAGGACCGGTCCGCCGTCGCGATGGTGCTCGGCGCCGTCGACAGCGGTGAGCTGGTCCCGGGACGCTCGACGGTGGTCGAGTCCAGCTCCGGCAACCTCGGCATCGGGCTCGCCCAGGTGTGCCGCTGGCTCGACCTGCGCTTCGTCTGCGTGATCGACCCGAAGACGACCGCGCAGAACTGCGCGATCATGTCGGCGTACGGCGCGGAGCTGGACCGGGTCACCGAGCCGGACAACGACCTGGGCGACTTCCTCGGCGCCCGCCTGCGCCGGGTCCGGGAACTGCTCGACAGCGAACCGGACGCGTACTGGCCCAACCAGTACGCGAACCCGCTCAACGGGCGTGCGCAGGAAGCGATCATGCGGGAGGTCGTGACCGCGCTCGACGAACCGGTGGACCACCTGTTCGTGGCGACCGGCTCGTGCGGCACGATCCACGGCTGCGCCCGCTACAAGGCCGCGCACGGCCTGCGGACCCGGATCACCGCGGTCGACGCCGAGGGCAGCGCGATCTTCGGCGGCTCGACCTGCCGCCGGCTCATCCCCGGGCACGGCGCGGCCATCCGGCCCGGCCTCTACCACGACGGCATCGCCGACTCGGTGGTGCGGGTCACCGACCAGGACTGCGTCGTGGGATGCCGTCGGCTGGTGGGCGCCGAGGCGATCCTCAGCGGCGGCTCGTCCGGCGCCGTCGTCAGCGCCGTCGCCGGCCGGCTGGACACGCTGGCGGCCGGCAGCACCTGCGTGCTGATCCTGCCCGACCGGGGCGAGCGCTACCTCGACACGATCTACGACGACGCCTGGGTGCGAGCGAAGTTCGGCGAGATCGGCCACCTGTGGAAGGAGAAGGCACGGTGTTGA
- a CDS encoding DegT/DnrJ/EryC1/StrS family aminotransferase, which produces MTLNVWGYLSEYEKERDDILNAVDTVFSSGTLVLGPSVAAFEQEFAAYHGVPHCVGVDNGTNAIVLGLRALGVGPGDEVVTVSNTAAPTVVAIDAVGATPVFVDVDPDTYLMDVAQVEAALTARTRCLLPVHLYGQCVDLAPLEAIAARHGLPILEDCAQAHGARQHGRIAGSTGLAAAFSFYPTKVLGAYGDGGAVLTTDAETDAALRRLRYYGMERQYHVTSTPGYNSRLDAVQAEILRRKLTRLDDYVAGRRAIADRYAEALADTDVVVPVTAPGNEHVYYVYVVRHPRRDKIIEAMQAHDVALNVSYRWPVHTQTGFAHLGVRPGALPVTEALADEIFSLPMFPSLAVDEQERFIDTFKTVLARI; this is translated from the coding sequence ATGACCCTTAATGTGTGGGGTTACTTGTCGGAGTACGAGAAGGAGCGCGACGACATCCTGAACGCCGTCGACACGGTGTTCAGCTCCGGCACGCTTGTGCTCGGGCCGAGCGTCGCCGCCTTCGAGCAGGAGTTCGCCGCCTACCACGGGGTGCCGCACTGCGTGGGTGTGGACAACGGCACCAACGCGATCGTCCTGGGCCTGCGGGCCCTGGGCGTCGGGCCCGGCGACGAGGTGGTGACGGTGTCGAACACCGCGGCGCCGACCGTGGTGGCGATCGACGCGGTCGGGGCCACGCCGGTCTTCGTCGACGTGGACCCGGACACCTACCTGATGGACGTGGCGCAGGTCGAGGCCGCGCTTACCGCACGGACCCGCTGCCTGCTCCCGGTGCACCTCTACGGCCAGTGCGTCGACCTGGCCCCGCTGGAGGCCATCGCGGCTCGCCACGGCCTGCCGATCCTGGAGGACTGCGCGCAGGCGCACGGCGCCCGCCAGCACGGCCGGATCGCCGGATCGACGGGTCTGGCCGCCGCGTTCTCCTTCTATCCCACGAAGGTCCTCGGCGCCTACGGTGACGGCGGCGCGGTCCTCACCACCGACGCGGAGACCGACGCCGCGCTGCGGCGGCTGCGGTACTACGGGATGGAGCGCCAGTACCACGTCACCTCCACGCCCGGCTACAACAGCCGGCTGGACGCGGTGCAGGCGGAGATCCTGCGCCGCAAGCTGACCCGGCTCGACGACTACGTCGCCGGCCGGCGGGCGATCGCCGACCGGTACGCCGAGGCGCTCGCCGACACCGACGTCGTGGTGCCGGTGACCGCGCCGGGGAACGAGCACGTGTACTACGTCTACGTCGTCCGGCACCCCCGGCGCGACAAGATCATCGAGGCGATGCAGGCCCACGACGTCGCGTTGAACGTCAGCTACCGCTGGCCGGTGCACACCCAGACCGGCTTCGCCCACCTCGGGGTGCGCCCCGGGGCGCTGCCGGTGACCGAGGCGCTCGCCGACGAGATCTTCTCGCTGCCCATGTTCCCGTCGCTCGCCGTCGACGAGCAGGAACGGTTCATCGACACGTTCAAGACGGTGCTGGCGCGGATTTGA
- a CDS encoding NDP-hexose 2,3-dehydratase family protein, whose product MTRLAVAGDRTAGAGRTWPDAGAADDGALVSLRQFAAWWDERHRAGRFRVDRIPFDALDSWSFEPRTGNLGHASGRFFTIEGLRVRDGGVDGWSQPVINQPEIGILGIVVKEFNGVLHCLMQAKMEPGNVNTLQLSPTVQATRSNYTQVHRGTGTRYLEHFVGAQRGQVLVDVLQSEQGAWFWRKRNRNMVVLVTGDVPVHEDYCWLTPAQIRELMGVDNLVNMDARTVLSCMPFAQPREDEAVTGDEFRDALVRSYQYQPQAAPVGPLHNPGAILSWFTEAKTRCDWTARLVPLGEVARWSRTADEIRHDEGRHFGIIAVRVEAGTREVRQWTQPLLSPRGQGRAVFLVRPIQGVLHLLVQARPEYGLMDMVEMAPTVQLLSDSPVGEIADPFPRDLMAAGTARVRYDNLLSEEGGRFHHALTRYQIIEVGEDVPLDVPPQYCWMTVRQLTDLLRHGHYLNIEARSLLACLPSMC is encoded by the coding sequence ATGACGCGGCTCGCGGTTGCGGGTGACCGTACCGCCGGCGCCGGCCGGACCTGGCCGGACGCGGGCGCCGCCGACGACGGGGCGCTGGTGTCCCTGCGGCAGTTCGCCGCCTGGTGGGACGAGCGCCACCGCGCCGGGCGGTTCCGGGTCGACCGGATCCCGTTCGACGCGCTCGACTCCTGGTCGTTCGAGCCCCGCACCGGCAATCTCGGGCACGCCAGCGGCCGGTTCTTCACCATCGAGGGCCTGCGGGTCCGCGACGGCGGCGTCGACGGCTGGTCCCAACCGGTCATCAACCAGCCGGAGATCGGCATCCTCGGCATCGTGGTCAAGGAGTTCAACGGCGTCCTGCACTGCCTCATGCAGGCGAAGATGGAGCCCGGGAACGTCAACACCCTGCAGCTGTCGCCGACGGTGCAGGCCACCCGGAGCAACTACACCCAGGTGCACCGCGGCACCGGCACCCGCTACCTGGAGCACTTCGTCGGGGCGCAGCGCGGCCAGGTCCTCGTCGACGTGCTGCAGTCCGAGCAGGGGGCCTGGTTCTGGCGCAAGCGCAACCGCAACATGGTGGTGCTGGTGACCGGCGACGTGCCGGTGCACGAGGACTACTGCTGGTTGACGCCGGCCCAGATCCGCGAGCTGATGGGCGTCGACAACCTGGTCAACATGGACGCCCGTACGGTGCTGTCGTGCATGCCGTTCGCGCAGCCCCGGGAGGACGAGGCAGTCACCGGCGACGAGTTCCGCGACGCGCTGGTCCGCTCGTACCAGTACCAGCCGCAGGCCGCGCCGGTCGGGCCGCTGCACAACCCCGGCGCGATCCTCAGCTGGTTCACCGAGGCGAAGACCCGGTGCGACTGGACGGCCCGGCTGGTGCCGTTGGGCGAGGTGGCGCGGTGGTCCCGCACCGCCGACGAGATCCGGCACGACGAGGGCCGGCACTTCGGCATCATCGCGGTGCGGGTGGAGGCCGGCACCCGCGAGGTGCGCCAGTGGACCCAGCCGCTGCTGAGCCCGCGAGGCCAGGGCCGCGCGGTGTTCCTGGTCCGCCCGATCCAGGGGGTGCTGCACCTGCTGGTGCAGGCCCGGCCCGAGTACGGGCTGATGGACATGGTGGAGATGGCCCCGACGGTGCAGCTGCTGTCGGACTCCCCGGTGGGGGAGATCGCCGACCCGTTCCCGCGTGACCTGATGGCCGCCGGCACCGCCCGGGTGCGCTACGACAACCTTCTGTCGGAGGAGGGTGGGCGGTTCCACCACGCCCTGACCCGCTACCAGATCATCGAGGTGGGTGAGGACGTGCCGTTGGACGTGCCGCCGCAGTACTGCTGGATGACCGTCCGTCAGCTCACCGACCTGCTCCGGCACGGCCACTACCTCAACATCGAAGCGCGTAGCCTGCTGGCCTGCCTGCCCAGCATGTGCTGA
- a CDS encoding nucleotide disphospho-sugar-binding domain-containing protein: protein MRLLFTTAPLHGHFYPLAQVAWAARAGGHEVLVAVPDDFVATALAAGLPVASCGPAADLAGRLAAPDAPPHGSAERRYATGRALGRAAAASLPGMTDVVTHWAPDLVVSERTEFAGPLAAAAAGIAHVEYRWGVAPLVEYRAGAVAELARAGAGEPPNPVEVFSPWPASLRPAHPAARSIRDVAYNGAAFLPQWLLRPRTRPRVCVTLGTLVPRLGGATGPDVAGWVRGLAVLDVEVLVAADEGTAAAWGPLPDGVRVGRLPLGQVLPECDVLVNHGGQGTVLAALGAGCPQLCLPQFDDQFDNARAVTRAGAGLTLQPGEATPEAVTELGRRLLHDSRHGRDARRIAAEIATHPSPVEVSDELVKLAAPGGGAMRSGPLPKRG from the coding sequence GTGCGCCTGCTTTTCACCACCGCGCCCCTGCACGGGCACTTCTATCCGCTGGCGCAGGTGGCCTGGGCGGCCCGGGCCGGCGGGCACGAGGTGCTCGTGGCCGTGCCGGACGACTTCGTCGCGACGGCGCTCGCGGCCGGGTTGCCGGTGGCGTCCTGCGGCCCGGCGGCGGATCTGGCCGGCCGGCTCGCGGCGCCCGACGCGCCGCCGCACGGCAGCGCCGAGCGGCGGTACGCCACCGGCCGGGCGCTGGGCCGGGCGGCGGCGGCGTCGCTGCCCGGCATGACGGACGTGGTGACGCACTGGGCGCCGGACCTGGTGGTCAGCGAGCGGACCGAGTTCGCCGGACCGCTGGCGGCGGCGGCTGCCGGCATCGCGCACGTGGAGTACCGGTGGGGCGTCGCGCCGCTCGTGGAGTACCGGGCCGGGGCGGTGGCCGAGCTGGCCCGCGCCGGCGCCGGTGAGCCGCCGAACCCGGTCGAGGTGTTCAGCCCGTGGCCGGCGTCGCTGCGGCCGGCCCACCCGGCGGCGCGCAGCATCCGCGACGTGGCGTACAACGGCGCGGCGTTCCTGCCGCAGTGGTTGCTGCGGCCGCGCACCCGGCCGCGGGTCTGCGTGACCCTGGGCACCCTGGTGCCCCGGCTGGGCGGCGCGACCGGCCCGGACGTGGCGGGGTGGGTGCGTGGGCTGGCCGTGCTCGACGTCGAGGTGCTTGTCGCGGCCGACGAGGGGACGGCCGCGGCGTGGGGGCCGCTGCCCGACGGCGTCCGCGTCGGGCGGTTGCCGCTGGGGCAGGTGCTGCCGGAGTGCGACGTGCTGGTGAACCACGGCGGTCAGGGCACGGTGCTGGCCGCGCTCGGCGCCGGCTGTCCCCAGTTGTGCCTGCCGCAGTTCGACGATCAGTTCGACAACGCCCGGGCCGTCACCCGGGCGGGCGCCGGGCTGACGCTGCAACCGGGGGAGGCGACGCCGGAGGCGGTCACCGAGCTCGGCCGTCGGCTCCTGCACGACTCCCGTCACGGCCGCGACGCGCGGCGGATCGCCGCCGAGATCGCGACGCATCCGTCGCCGGTCGAGGTCTCCGACGAGCTGGTGAAGTTGGCGGCGCCCGGCGGGGGCGCCATGAGGTCCGGTCCGTTGCCGAAGCGAGGTTGA
- a CDS encoding dTDP-4-dehydrorhamnose 3,5-epimerase family protein, with translation MTITEMEIPNAYRIQPERHLDRRGYFFEALREEQLSATIGYPFRLGQVNYSSSRRNTVRGIHGTSLPPGQAKLVTCVRGAVLDVVVDLRIGSPTYGRFEVTHQAADSGTAVYLADGLGHAFLALTDDAVMSYLCSEEFVPGTMIEINPLDPEIGITWSLTEEPIMSDKDAAAPSLAEAAAAGRLPSYDECLMHYAALKASLAAR, from the coding sequence ATGACGATCACCGAGATGGAGATCCCGAACGCCTACCGGATCCAGCCGGAGCGGCACCTCGACCGGCGCGGTTACTTCTTCGAGGCGTTGCGGGAGGAGCAGCTGTCCGCCACGATCGGCTATCCGTTCCGGCTGGGGCAGGTCAACTACTCGTCGAGTCGCCGTAACACGGTGCGGGGCATCCACGGCACGTCGCTGCCGCCGGGGCAGGCCAAGCTGGTCACCTGTGTGCGCGGCGCGGTGCTGGACGTGGTGGTGGACCTGCGGATCGGGTCGCCGACGTACGGCCGGTTCGAGGTCACCCACCAGGCGGCGGACTCCGGCACGGCGGTGTACCTGGCCGACGGTCTGGGCCACGCGTTCCTGGCGCTGACCGATGACGCGGTGATGAGCTACCTGTGCTCCGAGGAGTTCGTGCCCGGCACGATGATCGAGATCAACCCGTTGGATCCGGAGATCGGCATCACCTGGTCGCTGACCGAGGAGCCGATCATGTCCGACAAGGACGCCGCCGCGCCGTCGTTGGCCGAGGCGGCGGCGGCCGGCAGGCTGCCGAGCTACGACGAGTGCCTCATGCACTACGCGGCGCTGAAGGCGAGCCTGGCGGCGCGCTGA
- a CDS encoding Gfo/Idh/MocA family oxidoreductase, which yields MMSRSTTDRVRMGVMGCADIAWRKTLPAMLAEPAIQVTAIASRDRGKAAVFADRFSGAAVEGYQALLDRDDVDAVYLPLPARLHAEWIERSLAAGKHVLVEKPMTDSRPATERLVELARARQLVLLENFMFLYHSQHSAVRKLVADGAIGELRAFSSAFTIPPKPVGDIRYQQKVGGGAFLDFGGYPIRAALQFLGGDLRIVGAMFRRDPRHDVVMSGHVLLCTSDGIAAQLSFGMEHSYRNSYSLAGSTGRIMLDRVFTPPETYQPVLRIERQDHREEFVLPVDHQFANVVREFARAVLDGDDLRAQQEWTLQQADLMDRVREAALVVDI from the coding sequence ATGATGAGCCGCAGCACGACCGACCGGGTCCGCATGGGGGTGATGGGCTGCGCGGACATCGCCTGGCGCAAGACCCTGCCGGCGATGCTGGCGGAGCCGGCGATCCAGGTCACCGCGATCGCCAGCCGGGACCGGGGCAAGGCCGCCGTCTTCGCCGACCGGTTCTCCGGCGCGGCGGTGGAGGGTTACCAGGCCCTGCTCGACCGGGACGACGTGGACGCCGTCTACCTGCCGTTGCCGGCGCGGCTGCACGCCGAGTGGATCGAGCGTTCGCTCGCCGCCGGCAAGCACGTCCTGGTCGAGAAGCCGATGACGGACAGCCGCCCGGCCACCGAGCGACTCGTCGAGCTGGCCCGCGCCCGGCAACTGGTGCTGCTGGAGAACTTCATGTTCCTCTACCACTCGCAGCACTCGGCGGTGCGCAAGCTCGTCGCCGACGGCGCCATCGGCGAGCTGCGCGCCTTCAGCAGCGCCTTCACCATCCCGCCCAAGCCGGTCGGTGACATCCGCTACCAGCAGAAGGTCGGCGGCGGGGCGTTCCTCGACTTCGGCGGTTACCCGATCCGGGCGGCGTTGCAGTTCCTCGGCGGCGACCTGCGGATCGTCGGCGCGATGTTCCGCCGCGACCCGCGACACGACGTGGTGATGTCCGGTCACGTGCTGCTGTGCACCTCCGACGGCATCGCCGCGCAGTTGAGCTTCGGCATGGAACACTCGTACCGCAACAGCTACAGCCTCGCCGGCAGCACCGGCCGGATCATGCTGGACCGGGTGTTCACGCCGCCGGAGACCTACCAGCCGGTGCTGCGGATCGAGCGTCAGGACCATCGCGAGGAGTTCGTCCTGCCGGTGGACCACCAGTTCGCCAACGTGGTGCGCGAGTTCGCCCGGGCGGTGCTCGACGGCGACGACCTGCGCGCGCAGCAGGAGTGGACGCTGCAGCAGGCCGACCTGATGGACCGGGTGCGCGAGGCCGCCCTCGTGGTCGACATCTAG
- a CDS encoding cytochrome P450: MNAEPGQTADDRRTPAVCPVAHPAPHYRISRERDVRAVLTDDTTWPSRLGPGLVHAQPGGVLVASDPPLHTRQRALLAPAFRPATVAGLGGSVQELVDSLVDGLAPRGHADLMADLAVPLSMTVTCRMLGAEVEHAPRYWSWVLALAEGLSRPRGSLDHRVAPAYRSFHLHFDAHLRRRRAHLDAGGTPPPDLLTTLMTAEPDGRPLRHAELLGFCQFLLVAGSSTTALLIGNVVHRLLTSPDQLDLVRRDPGLVAAAVEESLRVDAPLRGLFRTAGRATELGDVAIPERAKVLPLLAAANRDPDHWPDPDRFDVTRPPAQLRRHLAFGHGVHYCLGASLARLEATTAVRAVLDRLPGLRPDGEPDRVHAELLNGFERLPVAWRV, encoded by the coding sequence GTGAACGCCGAACCCGGGCAGACCGCCGACGACCGCCGGACGCCGGCGGTCTGCCCGGTGGCCCACCCCGCCCCCCACTACCGGATCAGCCGCGAACGCGACGTGCGGGCGGTGCTCACCGACGACACGACCTGGCCGTCGCGCCTCGGCCCCGGCCTGGTCCACGCCCAGCCCGGTGGCGTCCTGGTCGCCAGCGACCCGCCGTTGCACACCCGCCAGCGGGCGCTGCTCGCCCCGGCGTTCCGGCCGGCCACCGTCGCCGGCCTCGGCGGCTCCGTCCAGGAGCTGGTCGACTCCCTGGTGGACGGCCTCGCCCCGCGCGGCCACGCCGACCTGATGGCCGACCTGGCGGTGCCGCTGTCGATGACGGTGACCTGCCGGATGCTCGGCGCCGAAGTCGAGCACGCCCCGCGGTACTGGTCGTGGGTGCTGGCGCTGGCCGAGGGGCTGAGCCGCCCGCGCGGGTCGCTCGACCACCGGGTCGCGCCCGCCTACCGGTCGTTCCACCTGCACTTCGACGCGCACCTGCGGCGGCGCCGCGCGCACCTGGACGCCGGCGGCACGCCCCCGCCGGACCTGCTGACCACCCTGATGACCGCAGAGCCCGACGGCCGCCCGCTCCGCCACGCCGAACTGCTCGGTTTCTGCCAGTTCCTGCTGGTCGCCGGCAGCTCCACCACGGCGCTGCTCATCGGCAACGTGGTGCACCGGCTGCTCACCAGCCCCGACCAGCTCGACCTGGTGCGCCGCGACCCGGGCCTGGTGGCCGCCGCCGTCGAGGAGAGCCTGCGGGTCGACGCGCCGCTGCGCGGCCTGTTCCGCACCGCCGGCCGCGCCACCGAACTGGGCGACGTCGCCATCCCCGAACGGGCCAAGGTGCTGCCGCTGCTCGCCGCGGCCAACCGCGACCCGGACCACTGGCCCGACCCGGACCGGTTCGACGTCACCCGCCCGCCCGCGCAACTGCGCCGGCACCTCGCCTTCGGCCACGGCGTCCACTACTGCCTGGGCGCGTCGCTGGCCCGCCTGGAGGCCACCACCGCGGTGCGTGCGGTCCTCGACCGCCTGCCCGGCCTGCGCCCGGACGGCGAACCCGACCGGGTCCACGCCGAACTGCTCAACGGCTTCGAGCGGCTGCCGGTGGCCTGGCGGGTCTGA
- a CDS encoding carbamoyltransferase N-terminal domain-containing protein — translation MIVAGLKLTGRGGLALIRNGRIEFASTLSEVDAEASVEATVDRVTETLDAIRRTVDAVDVWVVDGGPGTTDGRLRLGPADAPVELAVAGHLDTHPPVVAEGTLTVGGTAVPYVSYAHLAGHVAAAYCTSPFARDGAGATVLVWDTDSFPRLARVDGRGRSESRGELFPITGMVLDLAARMLGPAGQGREPAPGAAGAALADLAGSGTVRTEVTSLVGRLVDEHFEADTAAAKEYRASVLGRGRSVEPSVWHTTEFLTDLRRAADAHGVDAADLAAGLQRFLGGLLAERLADLLAGDGPVDLCFTGSAAGSPALTAALREHPLVRRMWVPPYPDGAAGAVGAAALGLGDGLRWLPWDLRLGPLPGRTPHVPPGWSTAPCRPEELARLIHRTGQPAVVLRGRLYAGPGPVGSRAILAPATAPATRDLLNRLADRPAYRRAAALCLRDRAATVFRPDAADPHAGYDKQVVPGWRSRLPVVTRADGTARVSAADDDAVLRTILREYRTWSDVPVLAVLGEVDVAPGVLDTVEAALRWGGVELVWADGVLHRRVHPGGQRRSTK, via the coding sequence GTGATCGTCGCAGGGCTCAAGTTGACCGGCAGAGGTGGTCTCGCGCTGATTCGCAACGGCCGGATCGAATTCGCCTCGACATTGTCGGAAGTCGATGCGGAAGCGTCCGTCGAGGCCACCGTCGACCGGGTCACGGAAACGCTCGACGCAATCCGGCGCACGGTCGACGCCGTCGACGTCTGGGTGGTCGACGGCGGGCCCGGCACCACCGACGGCCGGCTCCGGCTGGGGCCGGCGGACGCGCCCGTGGAGCTGGCCGTCGCCGGGCACCTGGACACCCATCCGCCGGTGGTGGCCGAGGGCACGCTGACGGTGGGCGGCACGGCCGTCCCCTACGTCAGCTACGCCCACCTCGCCGGGCACGTCGCCGCCGCGTACTGCACCAGCCCGTTCGCCCGCGACGGCGCCGGCGCGACGGTGCTGGTGTGGGACACGGACAGCTTCCCGCGCCTCGCCCGGGTCGACGGGCGGGGGCGCAGCGAGTCGCGGGGTGAGCTGTTCCCCATCACCGGCATGGTCCTGGACCTGGCCGCGCGGATGCTCGGACCCGCCGGCCAGGGCCGCGAGCCGGCACCCGGCGCGGCCGGCGCGGCGCTTGCCGACCTGGCCGGGTCGGGGACGGTACGCACCGAGGTGACCTCGCTCGTCGGCAGGCTCGTGGACGAGCACTTCGAGGCGGACACCGCGGCGGCCAAGGAGTACCGCGCGAGCGTTCTCGGCCGCGGGCGGTCCGTCGAGCCGTCGGTGTGGCACACCACCGAGTTCCTGACCGACCTGCGCCGGGCCGCCGACGCCCACGGCGTCGACGCGGCCGACCTGGCCGCCGGCCTCCAGCGCTTCCTCGGCGGCCTGCTCGCCGAACGACTGGCCGACCTGCTGGCCGGCGACGGCCCGGTCGACCTCTGCTTCACCGGCAGCGCCGCCGGCTCGCCGGCGCTGACCGCCGCCCTGCGGGAGCACCCGCTGGTCCGGCGGATGTGGGTGCCGCCGTACCCGGACGGCGCCGCCGGCGCGGTCGGCGCGGCCGCGCTGGGCCTCGGTGACGGGCTGCGCTGGTTGCCGTGGGACCTGCGGCTCGGGCCCCTGCCCGGACGCACGCCGCACGTGCCGCCGGGTTGGTCCACCGCGCCGTGCCGCCCGGAGGAGCTGGCCCGGCTGATCCACCGCACCGGCCAGCCCGCCGTGGTGCTGCGCGGCCGGCTCTACGCCGGTCCCGGCCCGGTCGGTTCCCGGGCGATCCTCGCGCCGGCCACCGCGCCGGCCACGCGCGATCTGCTCAACCGGCTCGCCGACCGTCCGGCGTACCGGCGCGCCGCCGCGTTGTGCCTGCGGGACCGGGCCGCGACCGTGTTCCGGCCCGACGCCGCCGACCCGCACGCCGGGTACGACAAGCAGGTCGTGCCCGGCTGGCGCTCCCGGTTGCCGGTCGTCACCCGCGCCGACGGCACGGCCCGGGTGAGCGCGGCCGACGACGACGCCGTCCTGCGGACGATCCTGCGCGAGTACCGCACGTGGAGCGACGTACCGGTGCTGGCCGTCCTCGGCGAGGTCGACGTGGCGCCCGGCGTGCTGGACACGGTGGAGGCCGCGCTGCGGTGGGGCGGCGTCGAGCTGGTCTGGGCCGACGGCGTGCTGCACCGTCGGGTCCACCCCGGCGGGCAGCGGCGGAGCACGAAGTGA